One window of Oxyura jamaicensis isolate SHBP4307 breed ruddy duck chromosome 27 unlocalized genomic scaffold, BPBGC_Ojam_1.0 oxy27_random_OJ187, whole genome shotgun sequence genomic DNA carries:
- the LOC118158364 gene encoding inactive phospholipase C-like protein 2 isoform X1: MCQGCCSLSPASLLGAAPRPCCASPQDLALGEGRVAQSKCRWLRVLVVEDANVGRCPPASSGPSQVSETLWAWSFPAAGPRLSTVLDPTALSSPGCALDPNWAEPLRRDGSRQRPVQKKKTVSFSTMPNDRKINSTAACISFMLEGCELKKVRSNSRMYSRFFVLDADMRSVRWEPSKKDSEKAKIEIKSVKEVRVGKKTPILRSNGLSDQFPDECAFSIIYGDNYESLDLVASSADVVSAWVMGLRYLVSYGKHTPEAPGTGHPSLRTSWISSVFDLADLEKSGHIPVPRAVQLIKALNPGMKVSTIELKFKELQKASERPGAEVACDLFVEAYCELCTRPEIFFLLVQFSSNKEYLGLKDLLMFLEVEQGMEGVTEEKCLEIVSKYEPSKEGREKGYLAIDGFTRYLLSSDCSIFDPQHRKVCQDMAQPLSHYYISSAHSACLLEDNFWGRSDISGYISALGLGCRSIELVLWDGPDGEPVVYTSPSGASCVPFRTVVGLIDQHAFTASAYPLILCLVVRCSAAQQRLAAQCLRKTLGEKLYLEPPDPAASYLPSPEQLKGRILIKGKKLPPSCEDSEGEVSDEEEGWELARRLGQEDREVAEGGGPRRARLSRELSELVSLCQAVPFQDFESSRRGQRYWEMCSFSEVEAGRFANECPAELVSYNKRFLSRVYPSPMRIDASNMNPQDFWKCGCQMVAMNYQTPGLMMDLNAGWFRQNGACGYVLRPAIMREEVSYFSANAKDSLPGVPAQLLHLKVISGQNLPKPKGSGAKGEVVEPYVCAEIHGIPADCAEHRTKTALQSGDNPVFDESLEFQINLPELAVLRFVVLDDDYIGDEFIAQYTIPFECLQPGYRHVPLQSLAGEPLPHATLFVHVAITDRRGGGKGHRRGLAGRRGRRVREYTSTKATGIKAIDEVFRTATQPLREATDLRENVQNALVSFKELCGLTPAANMKQCILTVAAWLLHSDSAPSVTLNLAEQYPTMEAQGPIPDLLRKVLTAYETMIQTSRTLIESADAVHSKLIQAQQAGMDFHKELHRIEAKEGLRGRKLQKALESFAWNITVLKGQADLLKHAKAEALDNLWQIHNAGQSCGIGRNGSASPEASRLRAPLEPIPEAEGGGDAASC; the protein is encoded by the exons atgtgccagggctgctgctccctttcgcctgcctctctgctgggtgcagccccccggccctgctGTGCATCACCGCAGGATTTGGCCTTAGGGGAAGGTCGGGTAGCCCAGAGCAAGTGCCGGTGGTtgagggtgctggtggtggAGGATGCCAACGTGGGACGGTGTCCCCCAGCCTCTTCTGGTCCATCGCAAGTCTCTGAGACCCTCTGGGCTTGGtctttccctgctgcaggtCCCCGTCTCTCCACGGTGCTGGATCCCACAGCCCTGAGTTCCCCCGGCTGTGCCCTGGATCCCAACTGGGCTGAGCCCCTCCGTCGG GACGGCTCTCGGCAGCGACCCGTGCAGAAGAAGAAGACGGTCTCCTTCAGCACCATGCCCAACGACCGGAAGATCAACAGCACGGCCGCCTGCATCTCCTTCATGCTGGAGGGCTGCGAGCTGAAGAAGGTGCGCTCCAACTCCCGCATGTACAGCCGCTTCTTCGTGCTGGACGCCGACATGCGCTCCGTGCGCTGGGAGCCCTCCAAGAAGGACTCGGAGAAGGCCAAGATTGAGATCAAGTCGGTGAAAGAGGTGCGGGTGGGCAAGAAGACCCCCATCCTGCGCAGCAACGGCCTCTCCGACCAGTTCCCCGATGAGTGCGCCTTCTCCATCATCTACGGAGACAACTACGAGTCCCTGGACTTGGTGGCCAGCTCGGCCGACGTGGTGAGCGCCTGGGTGATGGGGCTCCGGTACCTGGTGTCCTACGGGAAGCACACGCCCGAGGCGCCAGGGACCGGCCACCCCAGCCTGCGGACCTCCTGGATCTCCTCCGTCTTCGACCTCGCCGACCTGGAGAAATCCGGCCACATCCCCGTGCCCCGGGCTGTGCAGCTCATCAAAGCGCTCAACCCGGGCATGAAGGTGTCCACCATCGAGCTCAAGTTcaaggagctgcagaaagccagcGAGCGTCCCGGCGCGGAGGTGGCCTGCGACCTCTTCGTGGAGGCGTACTGCGAGCTCTGCACCCGCCCCGAGATCTTCTTCCTGCTGGTGCAGTTCTCCAGCAACAAGGAGTACCTGGGCCTCAAGGACCTGCTGATGTTCCTGGAGGTGGAGCAGGGCATGGAGGGGGTGACGGAGGAGAAGTGCCTGGAGATCGTCAGCAAGTACGAGCCCTCCAAGGAGGGCCGGGAGAAGGGCTACCTGGCCATCGACGGCTTCACCCGCTACCTGCTCTCCTCCGACTGCTCCATCTTCGACCCGCAGCACCGCAAGGTGTGCCAGGACATGGCGCAGCCCCTCTCGCACTACTACATCAGCTCTGCCCACAGCGCCTGCCTGCTGGAGGACAACTTCTGGGGCCGCTCGGACATCAGCGGCTACATCAGcgccctggggctgggctgccgCAGCATCGAGCTGGTGCTGTGGGACGGCCCCGACGGCGAGCCCGTGGTCTACACCAGCCCCTCGGGGGCCTCCTGCGTGCCCTTCCGCACCGTGGTGGGGCTGATCGACCAGCACGCCTTCACCGCCTCCGCCTACCCCCTCATCCTCTGCCTGGTGGTGCGCTGCTCGGCCGCCCAGCAGCGCCTGGCCGCCCAGTGCCTGCGCAAGACGCTGGGCGAGAAGCTCTACCTGGAGCCCCCCGACCCCGCCGCCTCCTACCTGCCCTCCCCGGAGCAGCTCAAGGGCCGCATCCTCATCAAGGGCAAGAAGCTGCCGCCCAGCTGCGAGGACAGCGAAGGGGAGGTGTCGGACgaggaggaaggctgggagCTGGCGCGGAGGCTGGGCCAGGAGGACCGGGAGGTGGCGGAGGGAGGGGGCCCGCGGCGAGCGCGGCTCAGCCGGGAGCTCTCGGAGCTGGTGAGCCTCTGCCAGGCCGTCCCCTTCCAGGACTTCGAGAGCTCGCGGCGCGGGCAGCGCTACTGGGAGATGTGCTCCTTCAGCGAGGTGGAGGCCGGCCGCTTCGCCAACGAGTGCCCGGCGGAGCTGGTGAGCTACAACAAGCGGTTCCTCTCCCGCGTCTACCCCAGCCCCATGCGCATCGACGCCAGCAACATGAACCCGCAGGACTTCTGGAAGTGCGGCTGCCAGATGGTGGCCATGAACTACCAGACGCCGGGGCTCATGATGGACCTGAACGCGGGCTGGTTCCGGCAGAACGGGGCTTGCGGCTACGTCCTGCGCCCCGCCATCATGCGGGAGGAGGTCTCCTACTTCAGTGCCAACGCCAAGGACTCCTTGCCCGGGGTGCCcgcccagctcctgcacctcAAGGTCATCAGTGGGCAGAACCTGCCCAAGCCCAAGGGCTCGGGGGCCAagggggaggtggtggagccCTACGTCTGCGCCGAGATCCACGGCATCCCGGCCGACTGCGCCGAGCACCGCACCAAGACGGCCCTGCAGAGCGGGGACAACCCCGTCTTCGACGAGAGCCTGGAGTTCCAGATCAACCTCCCCGAGCTGGCCGTGCTGCGCTTCGTCGTGCTGGACGACGACTACATCGGGGACGAGTTCATCGCCCAGTACACCATCCCCTTCGAGTGCCTGCAGCCCGGGTACCGCCACGTCCCCCTCCAGTCTCTGGCCGGGGAGCCCTTGCCCCACGCCACCCTCTTCGTGCACGTGGCCATCACCGACCGCCGCGGCGGGGGCAAGGGGCACCgccgggggctggcggggcGCCGGGGCCGCCGGGTGCGGGAGTACACCTCCACCAAGGCCACCGGCATCAAGGCCATCGATGAGGTCTTCCGGACGGCCACCCAGCCCCTGCGGGAGGCCACCGACCTGCGGGAGAATGTGCAG AACGCGTTGGTCTCCTTCAAGGAGCTGTGCGGCCTGACGCCCGCCGCCAACATGAAGCAGTGCATCCTGACGGTGGCGGCGTGGCTGCTGCACAGCGACAGCGCGCCCAGCGTCACCCTCAACCTGGCAGAGCAGTACCCCACCATGGAGGCGCAGGGCCCCATCCCCGACCTGCTGCGCAAAGTCCTCACCGCCTACGAGACG ATGATCCAGACCAGCCGGACGCTGATCGAGTCGGCCGACGCGGTGCACAGCAAGCTCATCCAGGCGCAGCAGGCAG GCATGGACTTCCACAAGGAGCTGCACCGCATCGAGGCCAaggaggggctgcggggacggAAGCTgcagaaggctctggagagctTCGCCTGGAACATCACCGTCCTGAAG GGCCAGGCTGACCTCCTGAAGCACGCCAAGGCGGAGGCGCTGGACAACCTCTGGCAGATCCACAACGCCGGGCAGTCCTGCGGCATCGGCAGGAACGGCTCGGCCTCGCCGGAGGCCTCCCGGCTGCGCGCCCCGCTGGAGCCCATCCCCGAGGCAGAAGGAGGTGGTGACGCGGCGTCCTGCTGA
- the LOC118158364 gene encoding inactive phospholipase C-like protein 2 isoform X2 yields MESREAAVPASWLEDLFPAFFSSLDAEEFGGLDGSRQRPVQKKKTVSFSTMPNDRKINSTAACISFMLEGCELKKVRSNSRMYSRFFVLDADMRSVRWEPSKKDSEKAKIEIKSVKEVRVGKKTPILRSNGLSDQFPDECAFSIIYGDNYESLDLVASSADVVSAWVMGLRYLVSYGKHTPEAPGTGHPSLRTSWISSVFDLADLEKSGHIPVPRAVQLIKALNPGMKVSTIELKFKELQKASERPGAEVACDLFVEAYCELCTRPEIFFLLVQFSSNKEYLGLKDLLMFLEVEQGMEGVTEEKCLEIVSKYEPSKEGREKGYLAIDGFTRYLLSSDCSIFDPQHRKVCQDMAQPLSHYYISSAHSACLLEDNFWGRSDISGYISALGLGCRSIELVLWDGPDGEPVVYTSPSGASCVPFRTVVGLIDQHAFTASAYPLILCLVVRCSAAQQRLAAQCLRKTLGEKLYLEPPDPAASYLPSPEQLKGRILIKGKKLPPSCEDSEGEVSDEEEGWELARRLGQEDREVAEGGGPRRARLSRELSELVSLCQAVPFQDFESSRRGQRYWEMCSFSEVEAGRFANECPAELVSYNKRFLSRVYPSPMRIDASNMNPQDFWKCGCQMVAMNYQTPGLMMDLNAGWFRQNGACGYVLRPAIMREEVSYFSANAKDSLPGVPAQLLHLKVISGQNLPKPKGSGAKGEVVEPYVCAEIHGIPADCAEHRTKTALQSGDNPVFDESLEFQINLPELAVLRFVVLDDDYIGDEFIAQYTIPFECLQPGYRHVPLQSLAGEPLPHATLFVHVAITDRRGGGKGHRRGLAGRRGRRVREYTSTKATGIKAIDEVFRTATQPLREATDLRENVQNALVSFKELCGLTPAANMKQCILTVAAWLLHSDSAPSVTLNLAEQYPTMEAQGPIPDLLRKVLTAYETMIQTSRTLIESADAVHSKLIQAQQAGMDFHKELHRIEAKEGLRGRKLQKALESFAWNITVLKGQADLLKHAKAEALDNLWQIHNAGQSCGIGRNGSASPEASRLRAPLEPIPEAEGGGDAASC; encoded by the exons ATggagagcagggaggctgctgtcCCTGCGTCCTGGCTTGAGGACCTGTTCCCTGCTTTCTTCTCCAGCCTGGATGCAGAAGAGTTTGGGGGGCTG GACGGCTCTCGGCAGCGACCCGTGCAGAAGAAGAAGACGGTCTCCTTCAGCACCATGCCCAACGACCGGAAGATCAACAGCACGGCCGCCTGCATCTCCTTCATGCTGGAGGGCTGCGAGCTGAAGAAGGTGCGCTCCAACTCCCGCATGTACAGCCGCTTCTTCGTGCTGGACGCCGACATGCGCTCCGTGCGCTGGGAGCCCTCCAAGAAGGACTCGGAGAAGGCCAAGATTGAGATCAAGTCGGTGAAAGAGGTGCGGGTGGGCAAGAAGACCCCCATCCTGCGCAGCAACGGCCTCTCCGACCAGTTCCCCGATGAGTGCGCCTTCTCCATCATCTACGGAGACAACTACGAGTCCCTGGACTTGGTGGCCAGCTCGGCCGACGTGGTGAGCGCCTGGGTGATGGGGCTCCGGTACCTGGTGTCCTACGGGAAGCACACGCCCGAGGCGCCAGGGACCGGCCACCCCAGCCTGCGGACCTCCTGGATCTCCTCCGTCTTCGACCTCGCCGACCTGGAGAAATCCGGCCACATCCCCGTGCCCCGGGCTGTGCAGCTCATCAAAGCGCTCAACCCGGGCATGAAGGTGTCCACCATCGAGCTCAAGTTcaaggagctgcagaaagccagcGAGCGTCCCGGCGCGGAGGTGGCCTGCGACCTCTTCGTGGAGGCGTACTGCGAGCTCTGCACCCGCCCCGAGATCTTCTTCCTGCTGGTGCAGTTCTCCAGCAACAAGGAGTACCTGGGCCTCAAGGACCTGCTGATGTTCCTGGAGGTGGAGCAGGGCATGGAGGGGGTGACGGAGGAGAAGTGCCTGGAGATCGTCAGCAAGTACGAGCCCTCCAAGGAGGGCCGGGAGAAGGGCTACCTGGCCATCGACGGCTTCACCCGCTACCTGCTCTCCTCCGACTGCTCCATCTTCGACCCGCAGCACCGCAAGGTGTGCCAGGACATGGCGCAGCCCCTCTCGCACTACTACATCAGCTCTGCCCACAGCGCCTGCCTGCTGGAGGACAACTTCTGGGGCCGCTCGGACATCAGCGGCTACATCAGcgccctggggctgggctgccgCAGCATCGAGCTGGTGCTGTGGGACGGCCCCGACGGCGAGCCCGTGGTCTACACCAGCCCCTCGGGGGCCTCCTGCGTGCCCTTCCGCACCGTGGTGGGGCTGATCGACCAGCACGCCTTCACCGCCTCCGCCTACCCCCTCATCCTCTGCCTGGTGGTGCGCTGCTCGGCCGCCCAGCAGCGCCTGGCCGCCCAGTGCCTGCGCAAGACGCTGGGCGAGAAGCTCTACCTGGAGCCCCCCGACCCCGCCGCCTCCTACCTGCCCTCCCCGGAGCAGCTCAAGGGCCGCATCCTCATCAAGGGCAAGAAGCTGCCGCCCAGCTGCGAGGACAGCGAAGGGGAGGTGTCGGACgaggaggaaggctgggagCTGGCGCGGAGGCTGGGCCAGGAGGACCGGGAGGTGGCGGAGGGAGGGGGCCCGCGGCGAGCGCGGCTCAGCCGGGAGCTCTCGGAGCTGGTGAGCCTCTGCCAGGCCGTCCCCTTCCAGGACTTCGAGAGCTCGCGGCGCGGGCAGCGCTACTGGGAGATGTGCTCCTTCAGCGAGGTGGAGGCCGGCCGCTTCGCCAACGAGTGCCCGGCGGAGCTGGTGAGCTACAACAAGCGGTTCCTCTCCCGCGTCTACCCCAGCCCCATGCGCATCGACGCCAGCAACATGAACCCGCAGGACTTCTGGAAGTGCGGCTGCCAGATGGTGGCCATGAACTACCAGACGCCGGGGCTCATGATGGACCTGAACGCGGGCTGGTTCCGGCAGAACGGGGCTTGCGGCTACGTCCTGCGCCCCGCCATCATGCGGGAGGAGGTCTCCTACTTCAGTGCCAACGCCAAGGACTCCTTGCCCGGGGTGCCcgcccagctcctgcacctcAAGGTCATCAGTGGGCAGAACCTGCCCAAGCCCAAGGGCTCGGGGGCCAagggggaggtggtggagccCTACGTCTGCGCCGAGATCCACGGCATCCCGGCCGACTGCGCCGAGCACCGCACCAAGACGGCCCTGCAGAGCGGGGACAACCCCGTCTTCGACGAGAGCCTGGAGTTCCAGATCAACCTCCCCGAGCTGGCCGTGCTGCGCTTCGTCGTGCTGGACGACGACTACATCGGGGACGAGTTCATCGCCCAGTACACCATCCCCTTCGAGTGCCTGCAGCCCGGGTACCGCCACGTCCCCCTCCAGTCTCTGGCCGGGGAGCCCTTGCCCCACGCCACCCTCTTCGTGCACGTGGCCATCACCGACCGCCGCGGCGGGGGCAAGGGGCACCgccgggggctggcggggcGCCGGGGCCGCCGGGTGCGGGAGTACACCTCCACCAAGGCCACCGGCATCAAGGCCATCGATGAGGTCTTCCGGACGGCCACCCAGCCCCTGCGGGAGGCCACCGACCTGCGGGAGAATGTGCAG AACGCGTTGGTCTCCTTCAAGGAGCTGTGCGGCCTGACGCCCGCCGCCAACATGAAGCAGTGCATCCTGACGGTGGCGGCGTGGCTGCTGCACAGCGACAGCGCGCCCAGCGTCACCCTCAACCTGGCAGAGCAGTACCCCACCATGGAGGCGCAGGGCCCCATCCCCGACCTGCTGCGCAAAGTCCTCACCGCCTACGAGACG ATGATCCAGACCAGCCGGACGCTGATCGAGTCGGCCGACGCGGTGCACAGCAAGCTCATCCAGGCGCAGCAGGCAG GCATGGACTTCCACAAGGAGCTGCACCGCATCGAGGCCAaggaggggctgcggggacggAAGCTgcagaaggctctggagagctTCGCCTGGAACATCACCGTCCTGAAG GGCCAGGCTGACCTCCTGAAGCACGCCAAGGCGGAGGCGCTGGACAACCTCTGGCAGATCCACAACGCCGGGCAGTCCTGCGGCATCGGCAGGAACGGCTCGGCCTCGCCGGAGGCCTCCCGGCTGCGCGCCCCGCTGGAGCCCATCCCCGAGGCAGAAGGAGGTGGTGACGCGGCGTCCTGCTGA
- the LOC118158365 gene encoding LOW QUALITY PROTEIN: signal transducer and activator of transcription 5B-like (The sequence of the model RefSeq protein was modified relative to this genomic sequence to represent the inferred CDS: deleted 1 base in 1 codon) — protein sequence MAVWIQAQQLQGEALRQMQALYGQHFPIEVRHYLSQWIESQAWDSIDLDNPQENVKATQLLEGLIQELQKKADHQVGEDGFLLKIKLGHYATQLQNTYDRCPMELVRCIRHILYHEQRLVREANNSPSPAGSLVDAMSQKHLQINQTFEELRLITQDSENELKKLQQTQEYFIIQYQENMRLQAQFSQLSQLGPQERLSRETTLQQKKASLEAWLHREAQTLQQYRVELAEKHQKTLQLLRKQQTTILDDELIQWKRRQQLAGNGGPPEGTLDVLQTWCEKLAEIIWQNRQQIRRAEHLCQQLPIPGPVEEMLSELNGTITDIISALVTSTFIIEKQPPQVLKTQTKFAATVRLLVGGKLNVHMNPPQVKATIISEQQAKALLKNESTRNESSGEILNNCCVMEYHQATGTLSAHFRNMSLKRIKRSDRRGAESVTEEKFTILFESQFSVGGNELVFQVKTLSLPVVVIVHGSQDNNATATVLWDNAFAEPGRVPFAVPDKVQWPQLCEALNMKFKAEVQSSRGLTKENLVFLAQKLFNSTSSHLEDYSSTTVSWSQFNRENLPGRNYTFWQWFDGVMEVLKKHLKPHWNDGAILGFVNKQQAHDLLINKPDGTFLLRFSDSEIGGITIAWKFDSAERMFWNLMPFTTRDFSIRSLADRLGDLSYLIYVFPDRPKDEVFSKYYTPVLCESTPAKAVDGYVKPQIKQVVPEFVSASGDAAPGGATYMDQAPSPAVCSQPHYNMYAQNPDAVLDPEGDFDLDDTMDVARHVEELLRRPMDSQWIPHAQS from the exons ATGGCGGTGTGGATCCAGGCGCAGCAGCTCCAGGGCGAAGCCCTGCGGCAGATGCAGGCGCTCTACGGGCAGCACTTCCCCATCGAGGTGCGGCACTACCTGTCGCAGTGGATCGAGAGCCAGGCATG GGACTCCATCGACCTCGACAACCCCCAGGAGAACGTGAAGGCGAcgcagctgctggaggggctgatccaggagctgcagaagaagGCGGATCACCAAGTGGGTGAGGACGGCTTCCTGCTGAAGATCAAGCTGGGGCACTATGCCACGCAGCTGCAG AACACGTACGACCGGTGCCCCATGGAGCTGGTGCGCTGCATCCGGCACATCCTCTACCACGAGCAGAGGCTGGTGCGGGAGGCGAACAAC AGCCCCTCTCCAGCCGGCTCCCTGGTGGACGCCATGTCGCAGAAGCACCTGCAGATCAACCAGACCTTCGAGGAGCTGCGGCTCATCACGCAGGACTCGGAGAACGAGCTCAAGAAGCTGCAGCAGACGCAGGAGTACTTCATCATCCAGTACCAGGAGAACATGCGCCTCCAAG CCCAGttctcccagctctcccagctgggTCCCCAGGAGCGCCTGTCGCGGGAGACGACGCTGCAGCAGAAGAAGGCGTCGCTGGAGGCTTGGCTGCACCGGGAGGCCCAGACACTACAGCAGTACCGCGTG GAGCTGGCCGAGAAGCACCAGAAGACGCTGCAGCTGCTGCGCAAGCAGCAAACGACCATCCTGGACGACGAGCTGATCCAGTGGAAGCGCCGGCAGCAGCTGGCGGGGAACGGGGGTCCCCCCGAGGGTACCCTGGACGTGCTGCAGACCTG GTGCGAGAAGCTGGCGGAGATCATCTGGCAGAACCGGCAGCAGATCCGCCGGGCCGAGCACttgtgccagcagctgcccatCCCCGGCCCCGTGGAGGAGATGCTGTCGGAGCTGAACGGCACCATCACCGACATCATCTCTGCCCTGGTCACCAG CACCTTCATCATCGAGAAGCAGCCCCCCCAGGTGCTGAAGACGCAGACCAAGTTCGCGGCCACCGTGCGGCTCCTGGTGGGGGGGAAGCTGAACGTGCACATGAACCCCCCCCAGGTGAAGGCCACCATCATCAGCGAGCAGCAAGCCAAGGCCCTGCTGAAGAACGAGAGCACCCGCAA TGAGAGCAGTGGGGAGATCCTCAACAACTGCTGCGTGATGGAGTATCACCAGGCCACCGGCACGCTCAGCGCCCACTTCCGCAACATG TCCCTGAAGCGGATCAAGCGCTCGGACCGCCGCGGCGCTGAGTCGGTGACGGAGGAGAAGTTCACCATCCTCTTCGAGTCGCAGTTCAGCGTTGGCGGCAACGAGCTGGTCTTCCAGGTGAAG ACGCTGTCCCTGCCCGTGGTGGTGATCGTGCACGGCAGCCAGGACAACAACGCCACGGCCACCGTGCTCTGGGACAACGCCTTTGCGGAGCCG GGCCGTGTCCCCTTCGCGGTGCCCGACAAGGTGCAGTGGCCGCAGCTCTGCGAGGCGCTCAACATGAAGTTCAAAGCGGAGGTGCAGAGCAGCCGCGGGCTGACGAAGGAGAACTTGGTGTTCCTGGCGCAGAAGCTCTTCAACAGCACCAGCTCCCACCTGGAGGATTACAGCAGCACCACGGTGTCCTGGTCCCAGTTCAACCGG GAAAACCTGCCCGGGAGGAATTACACCTTCTGGCAGTGGTTCGACGGCGTGATGGAGGTGCTGAAGAAGCACCTGAAGCCGCACTGGAACGACGG GGCCATTCTGGGCTTCGTGAACAAGCAGCAGGCGCACGACCTGCTCATCAACAAGCCCGACGGCACCTTCCTCCTGCGCTTCAGCGACTCGGAGATCGGCGGCATCACCATCGCGTGGAAGTTCGACTCCG ctgaGAGGATGTTCTGGAACCTGATGCCTTTCACCACCAGGGACTTCTCCATCCGCTCCCTGGCCGACCGCCTCGGGGACCTCAGTTACCTCATCTACGTGTTCCCCGACCGGCCCAAGGACGAGGTCTTCTCCAAGTACTACACGCCGGTTCTCTGTGAGTCCACGCCAG ctAAAGCCGTGGATGGGTACGTGAAGCCACAGATCAAGCAAGTAGTGCCAGA GTTTGTCAGCGCATCAGGCGACgctgcc ccggggggggccaCCTACATGGACCAGGCTCCTTCGCCCGCcgtctgctcccagccccattACAACATGTACGCCCAGAA CCCCGACGCCGTGCTGGATCCCGAGGGCGACTTCGACCTCGACGACACCATGGACGTGGCCAGGCAcgtggaggagctgctgcgGCGCCCCATGGACAGTCAGTGGATCCCCCACGCCCAGTCGTGA